A genomic region of Staphylococcus roterodami contains the following coding sequences:
- a CDS encoding nicotinate phosphoribosyltransferase, with product MYQLKDDSLMLHNDLYQINMAESYWNDNIHEKMAVFDLYFRKMPFNSGYAVFNGLKRVIDFIEHFGFSESDLEYLKSIGYKDDFLSYLKDLKFTGSIRSMQEGELCFGNEPLLRVEAPLIQAQLIETILLNIVNFHTLITTKASRIRQIASNDNLMEFGTRRAQEIDAALWGARAAYIGGFDSTSNVRAGKLFGIPVSGTHAHAFVQTYGDEYTAFKKYAERHKNCVFLVDTFHTLKSGVPTAIKVAKELGDKINFVGIRLDSGDIAYLSKEARRMLDEAGFTETKIIASNDLDEETITSLKAQGAKVDSWGVGTKLITGYDQPALGAVYKLVAIENDDGTYSDRIKLSNNAEKVTTPGKKKVYRIINKKTGKAEGDYITLENENPYDEKPLKLFHPVHTYKMKFIKSFEAIDLHHNIYENGKLVYQMPTENESRDYLTQGLQSIWDENKRFLNPQEYPVDLSKACWDNKHKRIFEVAEHVKEMEEDND from the coding sequence GTGTACCAATTAAAAGACGACAGTTTAATGCTACATAATGATTTATATCAAATAAATATGGCTGAAAGTTATTGGAATGATAATATACATGAAAAAATGGCTGTATTTGATTTATATTTTAGAAAAATGCCATTTAACAGTGGATATGCAGTTTTTAATGGTTTAAAACGTGTGATTGATTTTATAGAGCATTTTGGTTTTTCAGAATCAGATTTAGAATATTTAAAATCTATCGGATATAAAGACGATTTCTTGTCATATTTAAAAGATTTAAAATTTACAGGAAGTATCCGTTCAATGCAAGAAGGAGAGCTATGTTTTGGAAATGAGCCATTACTTCGTGTGGAGGCACCATTAATTCAAGCGCAGTTAATTGAAACAATTTTGTTAAACATTGTAAATTTCCATACTTTAATTACAACAAAAGCAAGTCGAATTCGTCAAATTGCATCAAATGATAATTTAATGGAATTTGGTACACGTCGTGCGCAAGAAATTGATGCAGCATTATGGGGTGCTAGAGCTGCATACATTGGTGGATTTGACTCTACTAGTAATGTCAGAGCAGGGAAACTATTTGGTATACCAGTTTCAGGAACACATGCACATGCATTTGTACAAACTTATGGAGATGAATATACTGCTTTTAAAAAATATGCTGAAAGACATAAAAATTGCGTATTCTTAGTAGATACATTCCACACTTTAAAATCAGGAGTGCCGACTGCAATTAAAGTGGCTAAAGAATTAGGTGATAAAATTAACTTTGTAGGTATACGACTTGACTCAGGAGATATTGCTTATTTATCTAAAGAAGCAAGACGTATGCTTGATGAAGCAGGATTTACTGAAACTAAAATTATCGCGTCTAATGATTTGGATGAAGAAACGATTACGAGTTTGAAAGCACAGGGTGCTAAAGTAGATTCATGGGGTGTTGGTACTAAATTGATTACAGGGTATGACCAACCAGCATTAGGTGCAGTATATAAACTTGTTGCGATTGAAAATGATGATGGCACATATAGCGATCGCATTAAATTATCAAACAATGCAGAAAAAGTTACGACACCCGGTAAGAAAAAAGTATATCGCATCATAAATAAGAAAACCGGTAAAGCAGAAGGGGACTATATTACTCTTGAAAATGAAAACCCATATGATGAAAAGCCTTTAAAACTATTTCATCCTGTTCATACCTATAAAATGAAATTTATAAAATCTTTCGAAGCAATCGATTTACATCATAATATTTATGAAAATGGTAAATTAGTATATCAAATGCCGACGGAAAATGAATCACGAGATTATTTAACGCAAGGTTTACAATCGATTTGGGATGAAAATAAACGATTCTTAAATCCACAAGAGTACCCAGTAGATTTAAGTAAGGCTTGTTGGGATAATAAACATAAACGTATTTTCGAAGTAGCGGAACATGTTAAGGAGATGGAAGAAGATAATGACTAA
- the nadE gene encoding ammonia-dependent NAD(+) synthetase gives MTKLQDVIVEEMKVKKTINSAEEIAELKQFVKSYVQSHSFIKSLVLGISGGQDSTLVGKLVQMAVNELREEGIECTFIAVKLPYGVQKDAHEVEQALKFINPDEVVTVNIKPAVDQSVQSLKEAGIVLTDFQKGNEKARERMKVQFSIASNRQGIVVGTDHSAENITGFYTKYGDGAADIAPIFGLNKRQGRQLLEYLGAPKQLYEKTPTADLEDDKPQLPDEEALGVTYEAIDDYLEGKPVAPEDQKVIENHYVRNAHKRELAYTRYTWPKA, from the coding sequence ATGACTAAATTACAAGATGTTATTGTAGAAGAAATGAAAGTCAAAAAAACTATTAATAGTGCTGAAGAAATCGCAGAATTAAAACAATTTGTAAAAAGTTATGTTCAATCACATTCATTTATTAAATCACTCGTATTAGGTATTTCGGGTGGGCAAGATTCAACATTAGTTGGAAAGTTAGTACAAATGGCAGTAAATGAATTACGTGAAGAGGGTATTGAATGTACATTTATAGCAGTTAAGTTACCTTATGGTGTTCAAAAAGACGCACATGAAGTTGAACAAGCATTGAAATTTATTAATCCGGACGAGGTTGTTACAGTAAATATTAAACCTGCAGTTGATCAAAGTGTCCAATCATTAAAAGAAGCAGGCATTGTACTTACAGATTTTCAAAAAGGAAATGAAAAAGCCCGTGAGCGTATGAAAGTACAATTTTCAATTGCATCAAATCGTCAAGGTATAGTAGTAGGAACCGATCATTCAGCAGAAAATATTACAGGTTTTTACACGAAATATGGTGATGGAGCTGCAGATATTGCACCTATATTTGGTTTGAATAAACGACAAGGACGTCAATTATTAGAATACTTAGGCGCGCCAAAACAACTATATGAAAAAACACCAACGGCAGATTTAGAAGACGATAAGCCGCAACTTCCTGATGAAGAAGCATTAGGAGTGACTTATGAAGCAATTGATGATTACTTGGAAGGAAAACCAGTTGCACCAGAGGATCAAAAAGTGATTGAAAATCACTATGTTAGAAACGCACATAAACGTGAATTAGCATATACAAGATACACATGGCCAAAAGCATAA